A window of Podospora bellae-mahoneyi strain CBS 112042 chromosome 1 map unlocalized CBS112042p_1.3, whole genome shotgun sequence genomic DNA:
CTCTGCCCGAGAAGAACGTGTCTGCCGCCGACTCCTCAGTTCCACCGCCAACTCTGCCCGTGGAAGAGGTCCAGATCGCCGTCCCTTTTTTGAAGGCCTTCAATGCCCCGGTTACCCCCCTTGCGCTGCTGGCGTTGCCTGAGAAGAATTGTACTCTCCCCTAGTCTCTTGTGTCTGTACACGCGGCTAATTACCATTGTGCACATAGAGAAACTCCCGACCTTGTCCACGTCAACCCAGGCGACACAAACAGGCCCCGAGAGAAGCTCCGGACCTCGTCCACGTCCAAGGAGGCAAGCTGGATGCGGGCAGCGCAAGGTCTTGACATCCAGCCCTGTTTCCACGTCCAACCCTCTCGCTGATTCACTCAATCTGGAAGTGGACAATGCTGTGGACGATGAATGGGAAGATGGCATTGCTGCCTGCAGCACCCCTTGTGATCCGACATACAACAAACTGTTGTGCGACGTCGTGCTCTTCGTGCCCAGGGACATGAACTGGGAAcgggaggaggccaaggagtgTGGAAAATGGCTCTGGGAAACAAGAAGATTGGTTCGTGCAGCGAAACAGTTGACTCTGGACTGCCAAAGGTTAAAATAGAGACAGGGATGGCAAGAtatgagtgatgatgatataCTTGGCAATGAGCAAAGAAATGGGCATATGACCTTGACGAACCAAGAAAAACAGTATACGCATGAGTCTGCAATACTGTTTTAACTCGTTTAGCTTTCAGCGGTTTCGGCGTTTGGTACCTCGGTATGGGTTGGCTTCTGTAGTTTTGTGGTTATATATAGAATCTTGGCACAATCAAAGCTATCTGTCGTCTGATGTGGCTAGAAGTGATACCGCCATATCATGGTTATAATGTGCATATATACTGAGACGATATACTTCTCACGCATTATCCAGGCACGGACATGATCGCTAGGTACACTCGAGTTAGCTCCGGAGGACGAATGGCTTTTCTTTGGTCGTTGATCTAGGTGTACCATGTTCCCTCATCGATATTTTTACTGGCCTCTCATCCAATCTCTCCTGGTTTCTGGTATTTCAGTCAACCGGTGTGCCCTTGGTGGCGATGGAAAAGCTGCAGAAGTAAACATTGATTCAGGTGCTCTAGGGCTGCTCAACCAATCCCCATTATGCCATCAGTTACCTTTCCCAAGAGCTCGAGATAATGACAATTTGACATTCAAGACAGATAGTCAAAGCTTGGGGACAGATACATGTCGACAGGCACTCCCGCAACCTGAGAAACAGGGCAGATCGTTGATGAGAGGGCATGCTGCTGGCAATAGCGCGGTCGCTCTTTCCCAACGCGTCACCACAGTGCAATGTCTTCGCGAACCTGCCGAGGTGGCCTGTGCACTCTGTGTTGACTTTCCTCCCCATAATTATGCAGTGAATAAGAGCTGGGGCTGCCACTCGatgctcttcctcctccatggTTCACGGATCTCgtctttcttctctcccGCTTCCCTTCTTTCCTCCAGCGACCTCAGTCATCCAAGGATCCCTGACCCAGCAATTCTTCGACCGATTCTTACCTCTCACATTCTCTACCAGAAAcgatatcatcatccccttcaAGTTATCCTGTCTTCATTTCCTTGGTTACCGACTGTTGGGAGTCGCATTCATCGATCGACCAGCTCTCCGAACAACCGAGACAGGTGAAGCCGGTCGCATTCAAGATTGCGTGAAGCAGCTGCCTCTTGTTGGCGAAGCCTATCTGATTGATTTTGATTGATAGTATACTTCGACTTTCCTCGCAAAAGAGAGACAGCGAAGACTGTCGCTTGCAAGAACACGCTGGGGAGCTCGCCCTTCCGCTGACATCACCTTCTAAACATTACCTATCTGGAGGTTTCAGCCACCAAAGAAATTTCCCTGGTTTTCTCGTCAATTTTAACTCGTGACCTCCCATCCGCGcgtcgtcatcttctcgAAGCTCTCAGCTCGGTATTTACTACCATCAGTACCAGTTATCGCAAAAGTGACTATCTGTAAGTGTGTCTCGATTCATTAGCTTCACGCCTACAAACGTCTCTAACTAACACAGATCAGCAACAAGTCAATTCAAGATGATGACCTTTTCTATGGTGGACTGCGAGCTCGCCGCCTCGTCTCTCTTCTCCTGCGTCGAGCTGTCGCGTGAGCTCGAGGGCGAGAGTGACTGGACCATCACACTCATGCCGAGATGGGTCCGAAGCCGAGTTCGAGGAACCTCTGACAGTTTAGCCCGGCACATTCAGCACTCGGAAAACACCCATGACCTGTCAACAGACAAAACGCTTGAAGAAGCAGTACACCAGCTATCTCCGCCCAGATTTGATGGTGAGCACAAGCGTCAAAAGAGAGAGGCAGTTGTCAAGAAGAGAATGGCTGTCAATaacctcttctccaacacTGGACCTGTCACCGCGACTCGGACATCAAGCTTCAAAGTAGCCAATGACTCCGTTCCCACGGTAGTCGATACCACTTTGACTAACGCAATCTCGACCACTACCGGCGAGGCCATCGTTGACACCATGGTGCCTGGGTTCAAACAAGACAACGTTACACCCCAGGTCAACGAGACCAGGTGCAAGTCACAGGTGCCCATCTCAAACCCTGGCAACGCCTGTAATGATGCCATTCTGCCTGCGGAGACTGTTGAGCCACAGCCAATTGATGTCGAGACTCCCAGCAACACCATTGCGACCGAGGAACAGAGCACCATGACCCAGAGTCACTGGCAGCCCCCTTCTCAGATCAACCAAGTACGCGACAAGCTCCCGTATGATGCCCAGCTTTCCAACACCTAGGAGTTGTTGATAGGCCGAGAGGTACCCATTGAGCACATGCTTCGCAAGTTTGGCAGGGTTGTCGACGACGTCATGTACGGTATTCGCCGTAACGGAAAGGTTTTCTGGTACTACACGGATGAACCAGCGTATGTTTCTCTCACAGTGCGGGAGTTCATCGATTTCGAAGCCGTGTACCCAGCCGAGTACTTTCCGTACCACAACGACTACTATCTGGCACAAATGTATGGCGACAACGCGTGCCTGGGCGGAGATTACCTCATGCCTCTCTTTCTGGACAATCGGGAATGGAATGCGGAAAAGAGTATGATTGTATGGGCGGAATGGACGAGATATTTTCACGCCATGGCGACGAATGACGATATGCGCCAGCAGGCCAGGGAGCTGGCTCGTCATGAAGCCAGCATGGTTTGGGGGTCTGAGTTTTTGAACTGCTCCTTCACTCCTCTGCGCTACCACGAGGGCCATGACGAGCAGACCACCTACGATCACTCTCAAGCTGAAACCCAATACGAGAATGCTGTGGGCCTTGAAGCTGGAACTCAAGAGATGCTGGCCATTCTTAACGGGACCCCAGCCTCGTCGCCGTCGAAGCATAAGCAACAGAGGGCCAACGCGACAATCGAGATCGCCCAAACCGAGGCGCCCCAACGTGCTCAGAAGATACTCGAGACACCTTTACCCCCCAGAAGCTGTCTCAAAAAGAGGTCCGAGAGTGGCTCGTCTGGCACTGGGAGCGCCAAGTCGGTGCGGTTCTCTGATGAAGTCCTTCTTCTAAACCTTGTAAACCGCGGCAATTGTAGCAGTCTCAAGGTTGAACAGGCTAAATACACTAAAGAGAAGCTTGTAGAGAGCGGACCGGGTCGAGTTGACTGCGAAAAGTCTGTTGAAGACTCGGATCGTGTGGAGCCTCGAAGGACTGGCCTCATGTCACCCGCAGTAGTTCACCGTTCCTGCcatcaaaaaacaaaaactccCAGAGACAAGGCACAGAATCAGGGGTCAGTGAAGGAGCAGCGAACAGACGGCTCAGCAGCCCTCACGGGTAGCCACGAAGTTGCCCAGGGATTCGGTGGTGCCAAAGCTGTCAGAACCATGAGTCAGAAGACGAGCAATTTTACGTTTACAAAGAGTGACCAGAGAGTCATTGACACGCCCCACGGTCGAACAGGGAACCAAGTAACACCATTTGAGAAAGGGCCATACTCTCCAACTAGCAGCACCGCAACTCAAAAGAGTGAGAAGGTGCCAGAGAATACAGCCACAGTGTGTTACAAGATAGAACAGCCCCTGGCGGCCAATCTCAATGCCCCAGCAGACAGCACAAAAGGTTCTGACAAAACCAAGGCTGTGTGGTCCAAGTTGGTAACCGCCTTTCCAGAAAGCTCACAGGCTAGTTCACGCAGCTTCGACGCATCTCCAAGAGGGTGGCGGACATTCCGCAAGCCGCCCACATCCCCCGGCTTTCCAACCAGAAGCCGGACCGAAGAGATGAGCAGTCCCGTCCCAGCACCAAAGAAGCAAAGTGTAGACTTGGCTGAGAAGATTGAAGAATCCCCAGCCAGCGCAGTCCCAGCAGCCAAAACCCCAACTGTGGTCTGGGCTGAAGAGGTCCAAGAACCGGCGGCCAGTCCCATGCAAGCAACTCCGGGTCCGGTGCGCCCTCACGCGCGCCAATCTCCcttgccaccgccgccgatgggACAGGGTGGACGCACCCTCATCGAAACTCTTAACACCGACATGAGCTGGACGCAGCTACAGCCAAACCCGGTCCCACGCGCACCTGTCAACCCCCGGGCTCCGGCTCCAAGCCCAGCCACGGCGCGCGCGGGCCAACGACAAGAGCACCCGGGCGCTGGCAGGCGCAGAGGACAGGGAGGACAAGCCAGGAGAGGGGGCGGGAAGGCGGGAGATGTCCGGAGTGGCAGCGGTGAGGGTAGGCGCGGGGCCGACCGGGGGAGGGACTCGCGCGGGGGCGGTGAGACAGCCGCGGGAAGGAGTAAAGGAGACGGTCCTGGGGCGAAGAGAGAGATGTCGCGATGGAGGAAATTGAGGAATGAGAGCAGTTGGCgttgagagggggggttcATGGTGCAATGTATATTGTTGGGAGGCTATGGGTGCTTCGGATTTTGGGGAGCACATTGTGGTTTTGcatctttttgttgttggctggATCAGGAGCGTTGGTGGAGCAGAGCGCGGGTAGACATGAATGGATTGGTGTGTACATTTGTGTATTGTCTGTGTTGATACCGAGTCCTGTTTCTACGTACATTACTTGTAGACCAGCATTTCTTCCAGCGCGTCCCGTGCTATAAATCTTCTCCTCTGCCAAGCCCCCCTATCATCCACGTCATAGCCAAAGACACCTCTCGGCATTACCAAGTTTGATGTATGCTCGCCTTGCGGCATGTACAACCTCATACCTGTGAGGTCGATCTCCATGATCAGCCATATGCCGTTGCCACGTGTACGCAACGGTCACAGCAGTGTCTCACTCTTTCAGCGCAAGATGCAATCTGATCAGTAACCACCAATTTTGGTTCTACTAATCCAGGCGCACGGCGGGAAAATGATTCGGATGTCGTCGGAAAGAGTGGGTCGCCACTTGCCTGATCTGGAAAGTTTGtcggagatggtggagtAGACACCGGGACCGGCTCCGAAGTGGACGGCGAAATGCCGGGCCTGAACCCACTCACCTGGAATATCAATAGGGAGTTTGAAAAATGCGAGCTAAAGGGGACCGTATGCTTGTAATTCATCGTGAAGCCTTTGATCTTGTCACATCTTCCCCAGCTGTCGCCGCCACATCCATCCTCGGGGTGCGGCGGCAGAGATCCAATGGGGAAAGCATAGATCCTCGACCGAGTTGATGGTACCCTGAAAGGTCCGAACTGTTGGAGGTGTGCGATGGCAGGCTGTTTATCCGACGCATGACAAGATTCGCACTGCATTATGCGTTAAACGCGCGCGCTCATCGAAACGAGCTCACGTCCTGTGGATGGATTCTCCAGGTCCCCAGAACTGGCCTCAGCAAGTCCTGTGTAACGGCCGCGGGTGGTTTCCGTTGcggcccagcagcaggatgGGTCGCGTCGGTCTCAGGGACGGGACGGTCTGAGTCCTGGCATAGTATGAGCTTTGGGATGCTGACGGTGACGGTTATTTGCAAAGGAAAAGAGCCGCCATGCTGGTGTGTTGGCCAGGTAAGGTATTGATGCTGAAAATGAAAGTTCCTTCAAGGAGGAATCGAAATGCCCCTCACCCCACCTGCCAAACATGCCAAGAGGTTGTGTTGCGCGCCGTTGGAAGGCCCCACTGATCGCCCGACCCCACAGAAACAGGGGTCCTGTGGCTTGCTGAAGCTTTGCTTCCAGGGGTTTGAGTTTCATCAATCACATTGTAGCTGACAACAACCCTCAGCTCTGCGACCACAGTTGACCACAAGGAGAAAGGCTACCTCCTGGCGATGCATACTCCCCCGGCTCTGGGCCGTGTCAAAGGCCACCCACCGTGATTTATCTCCTCTCGGTCGGCAGCCGAGAGCCCTACCGCTGAGCCGAGACCTACAATCCCCTGTCGGAGTCCAGAACGCCGTCGCCTCTTTGGACGATCAACTTGGTGCGGCCAGCAGTGAGACGACAACCCAGAGACTTCAGCCGAAGTGCCCGACCAGAATCAGACGAGAATCCACTCAGTAACTCCGCTCCCGGTTTGGTCGTTGGTTTTGCACGCGCGCCTGTCTTGTCAGACAGTTTCCATTTGGAGCATCCAAAGAACAATGTTCCACATTCCAAACCTCTGCCGACAGGGGTTTTGTGCCACCTTCTAGACCCTTGTCTGCACCCCGCGTTAGTGATCCTggcacatcaccaccacaaccactaGCACCCGAGGGCCTGAGACGACAACTGCATCGGGTTGGAAGGACTTTCTGATCGCCTGGCTCGACCTGTCACGACTCAGAACGCCACCGACAGGAGAGAGAACTTTGGACACCCCTGAATTCAGCCTTATTCGAAAGCCCATCACCTCATGAGCAACCTGTATAAAGACGAGTCGTTCCCTCCGGTTCAGATGGACCATTCAACTCATCTCGCCATCCCTCGACCGCAGTCAATCCTTTTACATCTTTCTTCAAGAACAGGACCCGGTGTCCCTTTGCATTCCTTTCTCTACAGCAGTCGCCAGTCGACTCTTTAATACCACTGGTCTTTCCTTGACATCCAACTTTTGACACCTTTTTAGTCTCTTTCGCTTTAATACATCACTCGCCACCATGGTCCAGTTTACCAAGATCGTCAGCGCTCTGGCCTGTAAGTCACTTCACTTCTCAACATGTACTGTTCCTGCCCGCTATAACATGATGAACAGTGACCATTGCTGCCGTCCACGCTGCTCCTGACCTCTCTCAGCGCCAGGCCCTCCCCGATCCCGCCGGTGAGAAGAACATCGGCAACGGAGCTGGTGGCCAGTTCATTGGAGGCCAGTGTAACGGCGCCGCCGACTGTGCCTCTGGCTGCTGTGCTACCCTCCCTAGGGGAGGTGCGACCATTGGTGTGTGCTCTGGTGTAGGTGCTCAGACTCAGGCCGGCAAGCAAGGCTGCGGTTTCGAGGGTGGCAATGCCGGCGGTAACGGCGGTGGTAACAACGGCGGCGgtaatggtggtggtaacaatggtggcaacaacaacaacaacaaccagggtggtggtaatgCCGGTGCAGTTGGTGGCACCATCATGCCCAGCACCCTCGTCCCCGACCCGGCCGGTGCTGGCAACGTCGGCAACGGTGCCGGCCGCC
This region includes:
- a CDS encoding uncharacterized protein (EggNog:ENOG503P35T; COG:S), with the protein product MVQFTKIVSALALTIAAVHAAPDLSQRQALPDPAGEKNIGNGAGGQFIGGQCNGAADCASGCCATLPRGGATIGVCSGVGAQTQAGKQGCGFEGGNAGGNGGGNNGGGNGGGNNGGNNNNNNQGGGNAGAVGGTIMPSTLVPDPAGAGNVGNGAGRQFITGECTSDADCASGCCALVNDGVRPAFGSCSGVGANTQNGKQGCGFPQGGGQL